The Molothrus aeneus isolate 106 chromosome 10, BPBGC_Maene_1.0, whole genome shotgun sequence genomic interval CAGCGTGCATTGGGACTCagcaggctcagctcagctgtcaGAAGGCTGCTTGTGTGCAGCTGCCTCTCTGCTTACAGAAAACTCTCAAGAGCTTTGATTCTCCCACAGCTTTTGGAGAACGCCACATCAAtatctcctgccctgcccctccttTGCAGGCAACAAGCTTTGCTGCTCAAGACTGCAAAGACTGCAAGCTGCCCCCTGAACTGTGCTTTGGGCATCAATGAAGAGACATGGCCAACCTAATCTGCTGTACATCATTGTCATTATAAACCCTGGCACATGAGAGGACTCCCACCTTCACGAAATGCCTCTCAAATGCACAAGAGTatatgtcaaaaaaaaaaaaaaatttcaggcCAGCCCACTGCATTCCACCAGCAGTGGGGCTTCCCTCTGCAATTTCCAGCAGGCAATAGGAGGGCTTTGCCTTTGCTCTTGGCCTAAGTCACAAGCCTCACAGCCAAATGAACAGTTGCGCTGTTGTCTCTCTTTTACTTCCAGTCTCAAGCACTCATCTGCCCGTGGCTCTTGGCTAAATAGacaaagctgctcccagcaagTTGAGATGCCCCTTCACAGCTTTGAGTTCCCATGCAACCACACCTGGGAGCTCTGGCAATGCCCAGAGCCCCCACCTCTGGGAACAGCATTCCCACGACCATTCTGGATTTGAGAATGTAGGGgaaggctgctcagagcctggctctgatgctcctcctccctccaggaaGATTCTGTCGAGTTTCTAGTAAGACTAGACAGAGCAATAATTGTctacatttatttcatttgtaacacagcagaaaaaaaaatgaagtacaGACACTTTCCAGACACAGGAAAAACAGAGTATTTTTTACGCCTGGCTTCTAAAACATATAACACAACAAGGAGAGATTTGCACTGAATTTGAGCTAAAAATGAGAACCATAAAGCTGCACAAATACCAGCACACTACCAAACCTGTGTCTGTGCCTCTTAAATCTCTAATGCTGAGCAACCTAGCGCAGAACTGCACAGAGCTTGTATGGATGGGGTTTCATGGTGCTCCCAAAGATAATGTCTGTGTTGATTTCCTTAACTCCTTCTGGTACAGTGAACTTGAATTTCTGCAACAGGCTGCAGAACATGATGAAAAGCTCCATCTTGGCCATTGTCTCTCCTGGACAAACACGGTGACCTGCAAGGGGTGAACAGAAAGAGAAGTCAGTCCCCACCAAGGTCTGCAACCAGCACCTGTTTCCCAGCTTTTCTCAGGTTCATCAAGGATCaaagagctttgctgaatttgACAATTTCCTCTCAGATTGAACTGGACTTACAACTGAGATTTCTGCAATTCATCTTTGCAGGATCTGCCCAGATTATAGAAAAGATACCAGAAATGCTTCTCAGAAGTTTCATTCTTGCTTTTTTAATCTACAGGACTTCCTAGTTTTATGAAAGGGATTTCTATCCTTTGATTCCAATTAAAAACAAGAAAGCATATTTAGGTTCCCTCATGGCTTCTGCTTAGTACAGGCTGACTTATCTTCCCTAATAACAGTGAAAAATCAGAAGACAGAGGACATTCTACACCTGATGAAACATTTTCCTACATAATGGTTTCAGCAAAAACAACAtgttaaagaaaaatttcttcccaatttATTAATTAACTCTGTCCAGGATACAATTCCCAGAGACAGTGACAAACTCTGAAATGCAGTGGTCAGGTCATTCAATTTGGATGTGAGAAACCAATTCCTCTTCTGCCCAATTTAGACCAGAAACCTGAGCCTGACACTTTCCCATCTCAGCTGACAGCTCTGACAACCAGGCTATTCGCTCCTGGCATGATCCCCAAgagcttttgtttgtttaagcTTCTATAAACTCACACACTGGTGAAAGAGTGATTCCAGAAACCCCACAGGAAAGACATAGACTTCTGGATGTATTTGATCCAGCTTCTGGATCTCCCACTCATCTCTCTGCACTGATGAATATTTATACAAAATAAATcaactccagcacagcagcctgccACAGAATATCCACTGTAATGGCATAACCCGGCATATATAGAGGAGGACCAAGGGCAACAGTGTAAGGACTCAAGTTCCTAAGTGATTGGGAATTCTGGGCCCTTACTCATTTTATCTTCATTGCATTTTCACAAAAATCTAGATCAAGTGTTTATACAATTTCCAAACAACTTATTTTTGCAGTCAAACATTTTTCTGGGCTGGGAAAACAATGTGCTCCTACAGTTTGGGGTTACACTCTCCTCTGGCCTTCTCCACAATGAAAATAACACAACTTCATCTAACCCACACACCtgggctcagctctcagtgcaCTCACCTGCTGAGAAGGCCAAGAAGGCCTCTCGGGTCACAAAATTTCCAGCCTTGTCCAAGAAATGGCCAGGGTTGAACTGGTGAGGTGTTTCCCAATAGTCAGGGTCAAAAAGAGCTGAGTCTACATTTGCCATGATTAGGGTGCcctgaaaggaaggaagaggcaGTTGGCACAGTTCTATCTCTCACACATAAAGAATAAAAGGACACAAACAGATTCCAGCTATAATTCTGCGCACAGAAAGGCAGTAGAAATGAAAGATTACATAATTAGGGGAAAAACAATAATCTCAAGGGCTGTGAGGGGTTTTtgccaaaaaataaataagcaaagaaACTTCAGTACTTTGGGTTCAGGGATTTCCCTGTATTCctttatgtctttttttccagtctgtAAGCAAATGCCATAGAATGTGTGGTCTGCAGTTCTTTAGCACCATATCCTAAATCTAGTGAAATGATCTTCCTGTCCTGAACTGGAGGGGAAAGGGTTTAATGGTAAACCTTTACTGGTGGCCAAAGATCACGTTAGAATAGAAGGGATATCTGTACCTTTGGAACATGATACCCCAGAACAGTGGTATccttcacagcttctctgggaattgtGATTAAAACAATGCTGCTGAAGCGGAGGACCTCATGAACCACAGCATTCGTGTATGGCAGCTTCTTCCGGTCCTCGTAGCAGATGAGATGAGAGGGACTCAGAACAGCATCCAGCTCTTTCTGGACTTTGtctaaaaacattaaaatatccATTATAGAAGTAAGAACACTGTTTTGGATGAAAcagctttcatttcctttttggAGTATAGTCGTGATAGAAAAAATAACGATATACAAATAATTTATACTTACCATATCCTGAAGTTTAAATGCATttgtataaatgtatatatgtaatgcatttatattaatataaatttatacAAGTCATACATTTATACAAATGCATTTGTATAAATGTATGATTTGTATAAATCATAACCAGCTAGTTATGATTTTACTACACTCTGTTTTCTAGTTGATAGGTTTTATGTTCAGACCCTCTTTCCACAAGCCCAACAGATTTATGGAGCATTATATTTAAAAGAGGTGGAGAAAACTACAAGTATAACAAGACCTTATTATGACATCAATTCAATTAAGCTGTTGATTTTACTCCAATCAAATACAGACTCACAGCACACTAATGACAGTGTTGCAAGCAAGCCACCACATCGAGCTGACACACGTGCAATGCTGAGAACTGAAATAGGATCATATTACTAAATATGATCTACCATCACCAAATATTAATCTCTTTGGGCTGCTATCTAAGCTTACTAACTAACACACCTTATACCGTCTCAGATGGGGTCAGATTTCACATTTAAAACTTTGGCtaagaggaatttttttctttatagttTATCAGAATTTGaagtgcatgtgtgtgcacagggctctgttcttCAAGCATTCTAGCACCACAAGCATGAAAAGAATTTCTAGCCCTCAGCCTGAGAGTCAAGAATATGTACTTGGCTTAGTAATTCATCACCTCTGAAAACTCTCTACCAAATCACCCAAAAATTTTGAAACTAGTGCGCAACTGTGATCTTGTCCAGAATTTCTGGATCAtctttttgtcttccttctcTGTTTAACATTCCCATGCATTAGAATAAATATAtctgttttacagaaatttgACTGATGTCTCAATTAATGAACTCAAATAATATAACCTTATTACATGTGCTGGATGCCAGAAAATCTTCACTTTTCCCTAACCCAAACTCTTATTCCACCTTGTGTGCTTTCAGCCTGTATCTTTCATTATATGCTTACAGTGCTGAAAGAGTCTGACAAAAATCAACAGGACCCAATACAGTATCAGAGCCTGAACATCCCTGAAACTTTAAAATCTcagtctgaaaaaaatttactaCATTGGCTTATTAAAAGCAAAGctaaaaaattatctttaaagtAAGcttgatcttaaaaaaaaagcttgatcttagccaaaaaaaaaccccaaaaactgctcTACTTTAATAATATCCATGCTTGTTGTGTGCTACTCACCTTGGATGTCAGGGTAAACCAACATATAGAGCAGAGCCCAGCGCAGAGTGGTGGCTGTGGTCTCTGAGCCACCCAGGAAAAGGTCAAAAACAGATTGCACCATGTTGTCTTCATCAAACGTAGAATTGGGGACATTTTTAGTCTACAAGTGTCAGTGAGAAAGGTAAAATGTAGTATAGCTGTGTAATAGCACTGAGACAGACAATTATCACTGTATCTAAAGGAACAAGATTTCTAGAGgacaaagaaaacacagataaCTTGAGCAGAACACAGATATAGGCAAAGACTTTACTCAAATGAGTACAGTGATACTGTTAAATTACAGGTGCTGTTGAATGTGTCAGGTGTATAAGTCCTGTTATGCTACCTTGTAAAGTGGCATGTTGATTTCTGTTAACTTccacagcagaaaaacacatttctagGTAGTTTTATCCCAACTTCCAGCACATTTGCTGATTTCAGGAATCTGTCTAATATATAATGTTATCCTTTTAAAGATTTATGCTTTTTTTCAGAGCACAGACTGACAACATTTTAAGATTGTCATGATACTCATACAGCACTACTAAGCACAAAAATAGTACAAAGCAAGAATCAGAATTCAGCAGCCACCTAAATACCTGCACCTTTTCAAGGTAATCCCTACTGCCTAGCCCTCACTAAGGATTCCAAAATATGATAACAAACCAATATAAATAATTTGTACTTCTAGAAGAAGTTCTTGAACTAACTATTCAAAGTTCATATTTTGAGTTTGACAGCAGAGTTTTTAAGCTGTTCTTGCAGAGCTCTGTAGTAATGTTGTTGTGGGCAGACAACGGCAGGGAACCTATTATGGTTGGGTCTGTGTCATGGACAATGCACATAGCAATAATCACTCACTTTCTCTATCTGCTTCAGGTAAAAGTCAATGAAATCTTCTGGTTCATCTATTCTGCCTTTTTCCCTGTGGCTTTTGATTTCCTGCCTTACAAAGGAGCGAATAAAATCCCGGGAAAATCTTGCTTTATGTAGAGGTCCTGGGAGGTGCTCTGCAAACCACGGTAACATTTCACACATCTGGAGAGCAAGAATTCAgcacagaagcagttagtgacACTGTAGAGAAGCCTCATGGCAGAGATATAGTGTGGACATTTTTGGTGCTAAACTGCTGAATTAATTGCTCTGAAAAACATTCTGTGGCATCAAAAGAAATGTTTAGTACATAAACACACATTAAAATCACAAATTAGGGATAGCACAGTTTCCACCCTAGATTTTTTCCCATCTTTACTAGATAACTCCATTTGTATTTACCCTGTTAATTCACCAACAAAATAATCTACTTTTGCAGATAGATGTATCAATATTCATAATTGAATCATGTCAAACCCAAAGCATTGCAGGTCCAGATCATATTCACAGTCAGAATATTTATCAGTATTCAATAATGCAATACTTTAATAATATACGTACTGATATAATTATATTGCAATAAATAATGAGCCCAATGATCAAATAAGTTGTTGCATGTTAGTAATAATCTAATAAGTAATATATAATCTCATTAGTAATATTCTCACATAATGAAAGTGGCTGTTCCCAAAAGCCACTATATAATCGAAGGCTTCAATCAGCTGGTGGAAGGTTTTATCCTCCAGGGAGAAACGATGTCCGAAAACCACAGCACAAATCACATTGGAGACAGCATGGACAATGGGGAAGGAAGggtccacagcttctcctgcagACAGAGAAAAACATTCATCTCCAAAGCACTTCCTTCTCATCCTTTGCCATTTGGGAGAACAAGATTACAGTGACATTTTGTAATAGATGTCCTCTATGATATTTATACTGTTACTCAGAAACACCCAAAACTCACTAGGAAATGTAACAAAAGATAAACCTCACTCCAAAATGAGGACAGCAAAGCCTCAAATCTTTAACTCCTGgtcttgtttttttaatttgctttctgctttgctttgttttttaatctcAATCTTGGTGTTGATCCCAAAATACAAACTGCTGAGGTCAAATAATCTCAAGGGTTCAGAGGGGGTTTTGTcaaaaaataagcaaagaaatttctgtattttgggTTCAGAGATGTCTCTGCTGTTTCcttcatgtttctttttccagtcTGTTAGCAAATGCCACGGAATGTGTGGTCTGCAATCCTTTAGCACCTTATCCTAAATCTGCAAATCTAAGGTGTGCTTCCAAATCTATTCTATTGAGTAACAAAAGTAGTGTTAACCCTTAGAGTCAAGCAGTCTGTACTGTGTGTGCCCCCAAGCACTGTGTCAATGCCATACCCTCCTTGTCTCTGAAGAACTCCACCAGGTAACGGGCCTCGGTTTGTATCCCACGCTCCATTCCTttattccccattcccagttttcgGAGAGTTACAATTCCAAAATGTCTCTGTTGTTTCCAGATGAGACCATTTGAGACCAAGATACCTTTAACCATCAAGAATTGATTTTATGTCATAATAAAGTTCATACAATTGTAGATGATAAACACAGTAAGAGTCATATTCTCATCATGCTGTCGCTCAGAGAGGGGGGACACATCAGGGCAGTGTTCTTTGGATTGAATGTTGTTAGAGGCTGAGAAAACACCTTGGTTAAGACATTACCAtccctgcaaaaaaaaaccctcttggaCCTCTGGACTCACACACCTGCCTTCCTAACCTAGTCCTATTCTTTCAGAAGCATCTGTTTCAGGTCTTTGAGGGATCCTGTTCTACCAGGATCTTTATACCAAATATTGAGTTCTCATCCTGGAAAGGTCCCTTCTGGAAAGACAATGAAGCCAGGGCAAGAACCACCCAGccaaaatgagaaggaaaaataggCTTTAGCCAATCTGCAAACAGCTTCTTAAGATCAAGAGTTTCTGTGGGACAGAAAGgaatcccaggctgctctgctgtgagtCTGTGTTCTAGCAGAGACCACTAAGCATGAACCATTTAATCTGCTTGGTGGGGAAATTCCCTTCACAAGTCTAGCCTGCACTTCTCCCTGGGAAAGCCAGCTTGCTCCCTGAGACAGCTGCTTCATTAGAGACTGGGACAGCTCTCCCCTATTCCTTCTGCTGTCCTGGGAaccagggacaggcaggtggTATCTGTGCTGCAGTCACAAActtgcagctgagctgcagctgttggTTAATGCCATCCCTGCTACAAATTAAGAGTTTTAGGGCATGTGTCACAACCCAGCTACTTTTCTCCACAGCACCCCGATAAAAAGTGGCAATACAGATCCTTCCAAATGGACTGAAATGGCCCCAGACTTAAAAATCTCTATACTTTAAAGTAGTGTTTCGCTACTTACACTGGCTAGTATTACAAATTAAAGCTTTCCAGACAGTAGTTCACATTAAACAAATCCTGACCGAGGGTAAAGGCATCTGCTGTACATTCTCTGCATAAGAGGCTGATGGAAACAAGttcaattatttctgttttaaacatATCAGTATCCTTATTCTCTCTCCACTGTGATTCAGCAGTGTTTGTGATAAGACAATACAACACTTTGAACACTCTGGCTAATAAATTTAAAGCTCCACTGACCTTCCTGTGACTTTGTACTTCGGAGCAAGACTTGATCAAAGTTCCGTATATGCTTTCCTTACAGCAGCCTTTGCTGTAAATAAACAACTGGGAGCATAAAGATTTACTTTAGTCTCAGCTTGCAAAGGAGGCTGCAGGCTCAGGATTATTTCAAATCAGGGCATGCAGACAACACTAAGAACGTTGCCCATGCTGCTCTGATAAGATTCTGAAATACATGTATGACAGTGGGATTTGGAGACCACTTAGGATGATGCTTCAGGATAATATGATTCACcttgagcagacagaaaaagTCAGTTGGGAACTAAGGGGTTTTCAGTAAGAAAAACACAAGAGGAAACAAAGACAGTCAAGGGTGAAGTCCTTCCAGAGACATGAACATCTTAccctttccacctgccatttgGTTGAAAGTGTAGGTCTGCAGTCGCCCCGAAACATCCTCCGAGTTGTTGGTGAGACCATTCTTCACAGCTTGGAACCCATAGAGCACCACCATAGGTCTGTGACCCAACCACAGGGTGCAGATGTTGCCATAGGTTTTTGCCAGCTGCAGGTAAGATCAGtgcccaaaaaaaccccatgggaGAAACATCAAAGAACATGCACACACAATGGGCTGCTGTCTTCAGCACAACGCTGCTCAGGGGTTCAGCAGGTGAAAAGGGACAGTGGCTGTTTTGTGGTGTGGGTGCTTTCCACAAGAAGGGTCTGGGCTCTCTCTGGGAACACAACACCCACAGAAATGTAAGCAATGAAAGAATAAATGGTCCTTTTCTAGAACTTGGCCTGGGTTACCTTTGCAATACCAACCATAGGGTAAATGCCCTTGAATGTTTATGGATCTGTACAAGGTTTCCTATGAAATTCCACCCGGCCATTCTTGGTTACATTTTTCAACTCCATATTTCATTGACTCAGACAACATCCAGAATTTCTTGAAATTATGAATTCCAGAACTCCCCTTCTAGAGTTCTAAGTACTGCAGATTTCACATTTCAATGGCAAGAACTCTTCCCATCTTATACTGAAATACCGTCAACTGAGGCATCTAAGCATAGATGCCATCTCTGGGTACTGATGGTGACTGCTCTCAGGCAATGCCGTGGGTATTCTGCAAGGACAAAGTCCCTGATGCTTGACCAAGAACCAGTGCAGATCTGTCCTCTCATAGTCATTAACATGTACCCATCAGAAAATTTTAGCATCATGCTCATTAAGCTCccttcagctgcagccaggTACCCTCTGACCTGCAAGTTGCACTTAGCACTTAAGGAAAGGCagcaatttgaaaaatatattaacatATTGGGTTCTCTTGTGATATTTTGGCTCAGTGGAGGATGTTGAAAACTGAAAGAATCTGTATGAGCAGGCTTAGCATGGAGCTCATTCTTCCCATCAATTATTTCCTTTCACCATTATTTACATCTTTAGTTTATCTGCAAAGAGTACATCCCAGAATGGACTTCAGAGAAACAATGCATGAAAGGATTTGGCTGCATATGGGATACAATCTTCTTTCCATTCCATGAGAGCAGAAGATATTCTGGTTCAAGACACCTCTGAATTCAAGACACctagtttaaaattattttcaatatatGCCTATGATGGGAAATCTGAgaataattgttttctttcaaggCCAAAGATTCCCTTAAAAATAGAAGTATTTTCTGTGGCAAAATTATTATATTCAGTTCTGTTTAAGTTGCACACATATATGAATGAGTCTTTCACATGAAATTATTAGGCTTTTACATGAATTAGACTGTCTGCAGGATTTTTACCTTAACTTGTTTAGGCACTTCACTTCCACAAATCACCTTCTCTCAGGGTTCTCCCTGTTACTACATCAGCCTAACAACAACCACCACcattttttccaggttttgcCTCAATAGCTCTTTAGTTCACATCTGCAAATACATACCTTTTTCAGGCTCCTGTGATCAGCTCTAAAGTTTATCCACCAGACACTTCCAATGATGGGAAATGGGGTTGGTCCAGGAGGAAATCCACGACTCTTCCATTGCAAATTCAGGAACTGTGCactcagaagaaacaaaaccagggaTATGAAAATTACACTTATCATCATTTCACACTTCCAAACTCGTATTATAAAATTGCTACAAATACGTCTGTTGAAATTGTTCTTTTGAACTCTTCCCTGTCACATTGAAGATTTCTGAATTTTCACCTCCCTTCTTTCCTACCACTCTTCCTGATCCAAGAGAATGAGGATTATTTCCATTCTTGAGTGTTATTTAATACATCACTGTGCTGCAATATGCTAATTTATACCATTATTTTAAGATCCAGCAGAGGCTGGGTCAGAGAAGGTGGGAACCTCAGCCAGAAACATCCTCTTGAGCAATCAGTTTGAGGAATGTGTCACTCAAAATACTGACTACATGCATGCCAAGAACTCAGGTACAAAGCAGTAAGCTGTCAGATGAGGGCAGGAATACTCATCAGGTAGCCTTCTTGTGGCAGAGGTAAAAGTAAGCAACCAGTAGCCTTGTACAACAGTGGGTGGAGATGCAGACTTGGGAACCAAGAGCAATGAAGGGTTGTAATTTAAAATCTCACAGTAAACAATACAGATGAACTGCAAATAGCACAGTGAAGAATCAAACATAACTAGCGCTATTGGCAAAAAGTGTAGCAGACCTCACATTAAACTACATTTTGGGGCTGAATTCTTGTCCCCCATAAGGCTTTATGAATTAATTTCTGCCTTATCTCAGTAGCAGGAGTTCTGCTCAGCAGAATTAATTCCAGACCCTGTAATTCTTTGCTTTATTTGTATTCACAGCACCTGAAGCAGCACATGCAAAGACCTCctcaacacaaaaaaaaaaaatccctacaaAGAGGAGCAGTTCTTAGAAGATTTCTAGAATGGAATCTGGTGGAATAGGCTGTTTGGGATGTTGGTACCAAGCTGCCTTATGAAGAACAGCAGACCTTATAGGGATGGGGCTATGCAGTGCTCCCTGAAGGAGTGCCTTTAATTCCATCAGACAGGGAGAATCTAAACACCTGCAAAAGGCTGCAGAAGACA includes:
- the LOC136560751 gene encoding cytochrome P450 2J6-like; protein product: MMISVIFISLVLFLLSAQFLNLQWKSRGFPPGPTPFPIIGSVWWINFRADHRSLKKLAKTYGNICTLWLGHRPMVVLYGFQAVKNGLTNNSEDVSGRLQTYTFNQMAGGKGILVSNGLIWKQQRHFGIVTLRKLGMGNKGMERGIQTEARYLVEFFRDKEGEAVDPSFPIVHAVSNVICAVVFGHRFSLEDKTFHQLIEAFDYIVAFGNSHFHYMCEMLPWFAEHLPGPLHKARFSRDFIRSFVRQEIKSHREKGRIDEPEDFIDFYLKQIEKTKNVPNSTFDEDNMVQSVFDLFLGGSETTATTLRWALLYMLVYPDIQDKVQKELDAVLSPSHLICYEDRKKLPYTNAVVHEVLRFSSIVLITIPREAVKDTTVLGYHVPKGTLIMANVDSALFDPDYWETPHQFNPGHFLDKAGNFVTREAFLAFSAGHRVCPGETMAKMELFIMFCSLLQKFKFTVPEGVKEINTDIIFGSTMKPHPYKLCAVLR